One segment of Trachemys scripta elegans isolate TJP31775 chromosome 1, CAS_Tse_1.0, whole genome shotgun sequence DNA contains the following:
- the LOC117872088 gene encoding olfactory receptor 51G2-like, translated as MSAVNDTNFKFAVFLFTGIPGQEDIYLWISVPFCLMYVISIVGNSVILFIIKTDPSLHEPMYIFLSMLAITDLGLSIATMPTILGVFWFNSREISLDACFAQLFFIHSLQCIESSVLLLMAFDRFIAICNPLRYTSILTLPRIAKTGLVFVLRGVALIFPLPFLVKRFRYCRANVLSHSYCLHQDVMKMACADITVNNIYGLSVALLTMGLDSLLIFLSYVMILKTVLSIASSTECLTALNTCVSHLCAVLLFYIPEIGLALIHRFGNSSSHFLQILLGYVYMMIPPLINPIVYSVKSKHLRARIIRAFVK; from the coding sequence atgtcagctgtcaatgacaccaaTTTCAAATTTGCAGTGTTTCTTTTCACTGGAATACCTGGGCAGGAAGACATCTATCTCTGGATATCTGTCCCCTTCTGCTTAATGTATGTTATTTCGATAGtaggaaattcagtcattctgttcattataaaaacagatccaagcctccatgagcccatgtacattttcctttccatgttggccatCACAGACCTTGGCTTATCAATAGCCACCATGCCAACGATACTGGGCGTATTCTGGTTTAATTCTAGGGAAATCAGCCTCGATGCCTGTTttgcccagctgttcttcatccactcgCTTCAATGCATCGAATCTTCTGTGCTCTTGTTGATGGCTTTTGACCGCTTCATTGCGATCTGTAACCCACTGAGATATACCTCCATCTTAACCCTGCCAAGAATTGCCAAAACGGGACTGGTGTTTGTGCTACGGGGGGTGGCCCTAATATTCCCACTCCCTTTTCTCGTGAAACGGTTCAGATACTGTCGAGCTaatgtcctctcccattcctactgTCTGCACCAGGATGTCATGAAGATGGCTTGTGCGGATATCACAGTCAACAACATCTACGGCTTGTCTGTTGCACTCTTAACAATGGGGTTGGACTCGCTGCTTATCTTCCTttcttatgtgatgatcctcaaaacagtgctgagcatcGCATCCTCCACAGAGTGCCTCACGGCCCTGAACACCTGCGTCTCTCACCTCTGCGCTGTCCTGCTGTTCTACATACCAGAGATTGGGCTGGCTCTGATACACAGATTCGGGAATAGCTCTTCTCACTTTCTTCAGATTCTTctgggctatgtctacatgaTGATCCCACCCCTGATAAATCCAATTGTGTACagtgtgaaaagcaaacaccttcgtgCGAGGATAATCAGGGCATTTGTGAAGTGA